Proteins from a single region of Dermochelys coriacea isolate rDerCor1 chromosome 28, rDerCor1.pri.v4, whole genome shotgun sequence:
- the SLC25A11 gene encoding mitochondrial 2-oxoglutarate/malate carrier protein isoform X1, with amino-acid sequence MGGYPMGSPSPAGTGGAPGALPGHVPFQTQPPSLPLNSCLFSNTPQPWRHGTFGRGAGAGGMGATVFVQPLDLVKNRMQLSGEGAKTKEYKTSFHAVRSILRKEGVRGIYTGLSAGLLRQATYTTTRLGIYTILFEQLTKADGTPPNFFMKAGIGMTAGATGAFVGTPAEVALIRMTADGRLPRDQRRGYTNVFNALLRITREEGVLTLWRGCVPTMARAVVVNAAQLASYSQSKQFLLGSGYFRDNIFCHFCASMISGLVTTAASMPVDIAKTRIQNMRMIDGKPEYKNGLDVLLKVIRYEGFFSLWKGFTPYYARLGPHTVLTFIFLEQMNIFYKKFFLSA; translated from the exons ATGGGGGGATACCCCATGGggtctccttcccctgctggGACTGGGGGTGCTCCTGGAGCCCTGCCCGGCCATGTCCCCTTCCAGACTCAACCGCCTTCGCTCCCCCTCAATTCCTGCCTCTTCTCAAACACCCCTCAGCCCTGGAGACACGGGACCtttgggaggggagcgggggctggggg CATGGGGGCCACTGTGTTCGTGCAGCCCCTGGACCTGGTGAAGAACCGCATGCAgctgagtggggaaggagccaAGACCAAAGAGTACAAAACCAGCTTTCACGCAGTCAGGAGCATCCTCAGGAAGGAAGGAGTCCGTGGCATCTACACTGG GCTGTCGGCAGGGCTCCTGAGACAGGCGACCTACACCACCACCCGCCTGGGCATCTACACCATCCTCTTTGAGCAGCTCACCAAGGCGGACGGCACGCCGCCCAACTTCTTCATGAAGGCGGGGATCGGGATGACGGCCGGCGCCACCGGGGCCTTTGTGGGCACACCGGCTGAGGTGGCGCTCATCAGGATGACAGCGGATGGCAG GCTGCCCCGTGACCAGAGGAGAGGCTACACCAACGTCTTCAACGCACTGCTGAGGATAACCCGCGAAGAGGGCGTGCTGACACTCTGGCGG GGCTGTGTCCCCACCATGGCCAGAGCGGTGGTTGTGAATGCTGCCCAGTTAGCCTCCTACTCTCAGTCCAAGCAGTTCTTGCTGGGCTCCG gtTACTTCCGAGACAACATCTTCTGCCATTTCTGTGCCAGTATGATCAGTGGGCTGGTGACCACGGCTGCTTCGATGCCGGTGGATATCGCCAAGACCAG GATTCAGAACATGCGGATGATAGACGGGAAGCCGGAGTACAAGAATGGGCTG GATGTGCTGTTGAAAGTCATCCGCTATGAGGGGTTCTTCAGCCTCTGGAAGGGCTTCACCCCCTACTACGCCCGCCTGGGCCCCCACACAGTCCTGACCTTCATCTTCCTCGAGCAGATGAACATATTCTACAAGAAGTTCTTCCTCAGTGCCTAA
- the SLC25A11 gene encoding mitochondrial 2-oxoglutarate/malate carrier protein isoform X2, whose translation MAAAPAPERPQTSPKAVKFLFGGLAGMGATVFVQPLDLVKNRMQLSGEGAKTKEYKTSFHAVRSILRKEGVRGIYTGLSAGLLRQATYTTTRLGIYTILFEQLTKADGTPPNFFMKAGIGMTAGATGAFVGTPAEVALIRMTADGRLPRDQRRGYTNVFNALLRITREEGVLTLWRGCVPTMARAVVVNAAQLASYSQSKQFLLGSGYFRDNIFCHFCASMISGLVTTAASMPVDIAKTRIQNMRMIDGKPEYKNGLDVLLKVIRYEGFFSLWKGFTPYYARLGPHTVLTFIFLEQMNIFYKKFFLSA comes from the exons ATGGCGGCGGCGCCCGCGCCCGAGCGGCCCCAAACCTCCCCCAAGGCCGTGAAGTTCCTGTTCGGGGGCCTGGCCGG CATGGGGGCCACTGTGTTCGTGCAGCCCCTGGACCTGGTGAAGAACCGCATGCAgctgagtggggaaggagccaAGACCAAAGAGTACAAAACCAGCTTTCACGCAGTCAGGAGCATCCTCAGGAAGGAAGGAGTCCGTGGCATCTACACTGG GCTGTCGGCAGGGCTCCTGAGACAGGCGACCTACACCACCACCCGCCTGGGCATCTACACCATCCTCTTTGAGCAGCTCACCAAGGCGGACGGCACGCCGCCCAACTTCTTCATGAAGGCGGGGATCGGGATGACGGCCGGCGCCACCGGGGCCTTTGTGGGCACACCGGCTGAGGTGGCGCTCATCAGGATGACAGCGGATGGCAG GCTGCCCCGTGACCAGAGGAGAGGCTACACCAACGTCTTCAACGCACTGCTGAGGATAACCCGCGAAGAGGGCGTGCTGACACTCTGGCGG GGCTGTGTCCCCACCATGGCCAGAGCGGTGGTTGTGAATGCTGCCCAGTTAGCCTCCTACTCTCAGTCCAAGCAGTTCTTGCTGGGCTCCG gtTACTTCCGAGACAACATCTTCTGCCATTTCTGTGCCAGTATGATCAGTGGGCTGGTGACCACGGCTGCTTCGATGCCGGTGGATATCGCCAAGACCAG GATTCAGAACATGCGGATGATAGACGGGAAGCCGGAGTACAAGAATGGGCTG GATGTGCTGTTGAAAGTCATCCGCTATGAGGGGTTCTTCAGCCTCTGGAAGGGCTTCACCCCCTACTACGCCCGCCTGGGCCCCCACACAGTCCTGACCTTCATCTTCCTCGAGCAGATGAACATATTCTACAAGAAGTTCTTCCTCAGTGCCTAA